A single genomic interval of Drosophila virilis strain 15010-1051.87 chromosome 2, Dvir_AGI_RSII-ME, whole genome shotgun sequence harbors:
- the LOC6630056 gene encoding uncharacterized protein, which produces MSEKHGQLSGAQWTAKSAAAAAAVGGTTASTSLQKHQQSNPNSNSIYETTATVATNAYGICGVPVPIPDIPTYTSGRFQAPPIHMQTIKSSPLTIAPIVGPPQTLAQSQVSPTSTIVPVPSGGFVPPAFANVNSSGAAASGATPVLTPNPFAAAAAGNAGLAFVNAFNSAQQLELGKIMHAMNVNASSSTATLAAAAIPRHPQPPHSHPPHPHPSEGGSSAVPPAAPSGAINSTITENVMNALTSDEERMRRVQQVIEASLDDAAKLQIAQILESVAGLKPIEKLFMYLRLPGESADTDPLRQPQNPLGTRSEINHTINWVRSHLEHDAQVSIPKQDVYNDYIAYCERLSIKPLSTADFGKVMKQVFPGVRPRRLGTRGNSRYCYAAMRKTTKLTPPQLPQLCKDEPIDETVTAEANVPTFNRSPSSAASVQGAAADNDGSWDVVRTWAEKLLNTKLESVTELATRIKSNNATINAGLAPKKYTPREPKEKRLLADMGPLKKRRKKKRKGSTSSESSCNQPNASQDAGSSQEAVSDEHKTELLLKIKQEITDSPGSYLTAQQQQQQVLPMNLATEPRSNVVRNLTPKLLELQAEAAGQQPLSPPGLVIKDEAEEYNTTNIFCKKVLKAQQTKGFWANSPSSGSTSGATLLVPPVITTTAATPPPSAQPPAGNSPIHTALSMGPPAQLNNPSSVSPSSSLDTNSSTPKVASRNMMLLRAKRLIAENAATLAATAEDSGLAENLGLPRERVISICNMDKHELDDYLMPGDDEEENSEGPDTELLQYFQMGDAEEKQLNSLDAQAEQHRNPQTASAIATTSALAIATARSATATATSTTAVQQQQQQQQQQQLLQLQMRRSMPLPTAAATANVVGSASASLALMSRKHQQRQQQQHQQQQQNQQQQQQQQQQQRTTSNNNNNNSNKRKISLSNASSNGNNKNCIFLPISPNINSSSNSNVAAIAAATTTAVTATTGKLPTQSCFASPVQTTMRQRSSLLTKQQSLDFDNNNGNGDPMIGAHRRRRSYVYSYPSSSSASAPPSPSLLQQCMGVNWLCSSNHFSESNVNNNSNNVELLVNQNSMDLETSLALSGANMELNETQRSQSVPLSQLQRSSHHSPSAGYNRQLNQAVVAGPVNEALFSENSNSQQSVGALKLGSGDVDVSTSLLYDEVDVSALISPSFNKFSGIQTTTTCSSSAGSSSGYSSAGSAGGIVSRSVPSTPLPHQQSQIQGGNSLGTTNGSCNAASGHFNMSPAFNWGANNVAYCGQSYSSRNVLDISKSMPTTPITTPCFRFSPVELYRDFLINGNTIDSLSSPAVAAFGVGSTTDAVLSLSTDTLIDDGAPNSSDVDAIIGAADILDSL; this is translated from the exons ATGTCTGAGAAGCATGGCCAGCTTAGTGGTGCGCAGTGGACGGCgaaatcagcagcagcggcagcggcagtgggTGGCACAACAGCATCGACGTCGCTGCAGAAGCATCAGCAATCTAATCCAAATTCCAATTCCATATACGAAACAACCGCGACAGTTGCCACAAATGCTTATGGTATATGTGGCGTGCCTGTTCCGATTCCGGACATTCCCACCTATACGTCAGGACGGTTCCAAGCTCCGCCTATTCACATGCAAACGATAAAATCGTCGCCACTGACCATTGCGCCAATTGTTGGGCCTCCACAGACTCTCGCCCAGTCCCAGGTGTCGCCCACATCCACAATTGTACCTGTTCCCAGCGGCGGCTTTGTGCCGCCAGCGTTTGCAAATGTAAATTCTTCTGGTGCTGCAGCCAGCGGTGCGACACCTGTGCTTACGCCGAATCCCtttgcagcagccgccgctggCAATGCCGGACTTGCGTTTGTCAATGCCTTTAACAGCGCCCAACAATTGGAACTGGGAAAGATAATGCATGCAATGAATGTGAATGCCTCTTCGTCGACAGCAAcgcttgcagcagcagctatacCAAGGCATCCACAACCGCCACATTCACATCCACCCCATCCACATCCCAGTGAAGGCGGCTCATCAGCTGTCCCGCCTGCTGCACCCAGTGGTGCTATCAACTCCACCATAACGGAGAATGTGATGAATGCACTGACTAGCGACGAGGAGCGCATGCGTCGCGTGCAGCAGGTCATCGAAGCTAGTTTGGA TGATGCTGCTAAGCTGCAGATCGCGCAAATTTTAGAAAGTGTCGCTGGCCTAAAGCCCATTGAAAAACTGTTTATGTATTTGCGCTTGCCCGGCGAGAGTGCGGACACTGACCCATTGAGACAGCCACAGAATCCGTTGGGCACACGTTCCGAGATTAATCACACCATCAATTGGGTGCGCTCACATCTTGAGCATGATGCTCAGGTTTCCATACCAAAACAGGACGTTTACAATGATTACAT AGCCTATTGTGAACGCTTGAGCATCAAACCTCTGTCAACGGCTGACTTTGGTAAGGTCATGAAGCAGGTGTTCCCCGGCGTTCGACCGCGGCGTCTAGGCACGCGTGGCAACTCGCGCTACTGCTATGCGGCCATGCGGAAGACCACCAAACTGACACCGCCACAATTGCCGCAACTATGCAAAGATGAGCCAATCGACGAAACGGTCACCGCGGAAGCCAATGTGCCAACGTTCAATCGATCACCTAGTTCCGCAGCTAGCGTACAAGGTGCAGCAGCAGATAATGACGGCAGTTGGGATGTGGTGCGCACCTGGGCGGAAAAGCTGCTCAACACCAAACTGGAGAGCGTCACAGAGCTGGCCACACGTATCAAAAGTAACAATGCAACAATTAATGCAGGACTGGCGCCCAAAAAGTATACGCCCAGGGAGCCCAAAGAGAAGCGTCTTCTTGCA GACATGGGACCGCTGAAGAAGCGTCGCAAAAAGAAACGTAAAGGGTCCACATCCTCCGAATCGAGCTGCAATCAGCCGAATGCCTCACAAGATGCGGGCAGCAGTCAGGAAGCAGTCAGCGATGAACACAAGACGGAGCTGTTACTAAAGATCAAACAGGAGATTACAGACTCACCCGGTAGCTATTTGAcagcacagcaacagcagcagcaagtttTGCCCATGAATCTGGCCACAGAGCCGCGCAGCAATGTTGTCCGCAACCTAACACCCAAGCTATTGGAGCTGCAAGCGGAGGCTGCAGGACAGCAGCCGTTATCCCCCCCTGGGCTGGTCATTAAGGACGAGGCCGAAGAGTACAATACTACCAATATATTTTGCAAGAAGGTCCTAAAGGCGCAGCAGACCAAAGGCTTTTGGGCAAACTCTCCCAGTAGCGGCAGCACAAGCGGCGCCACGTTGCTTGTACCTCCAGTGATTACCACAACGGCAGCGACACCACCCCCATCCGCGCAGCCACCTGCTGGCAACTCACCCATCCATACCGCGCTATCGATGGGCCCACCGGCGCAATTAAATAATCCCAGTTCGGTGAGTCCGTCAAGCAGTCTGGACACGAACAGTAGCACACCGAAAGTCGCATCGCGCAATATGATGTTGTTGCGGGCCAAACGCTTGATAGCAGAAAATGCGGCGACATTGGCCGCCACTGCAGAGGACTCTGGGCTGGCTGAGAATCTAGGATTGCCACGTGAGCGCGTCATTAGCATATGCAATATGGATAAGCATGAGCTTGATGATTATTTAATGCCCGGTGATGATGAGGAGGAGAACTCCGAGGGCCCTGATACCGAGTTGCTTCAATATTTTCAGATGGGAGACGCTGAGGAAAAACAACTGAATTCCTTAGATGCTCAAGCAGAACAACACAGAAATCCACAAACTGCATCAGCTattgcaacaacaagtgcactGGCAATAGCAACTGCAAGATCAGCAACGGCAACCGCGACATCAACAACAGcggtgcaacagcaacaacaacagcagcagcaacaacagttgctgcagctgcaaatgcGTCGCTCAATGCCTTTGccaactgcagcagcgacagcaaatGTTGTGGGTTCTGCCTCAGCGTCTCTGGCACTAATGTCACGAAAGCAtcaacaacgacagcagcagcaacatcaacaacaacaacaaaatcagcagcagcagcagcagcaacaacaacagcagcgaaccaccagcaacaacaacaacaacaacagcaacaagcgcaAAATAAGTCTAAGCAACGCGtcaagcaacggcaacaacaagaactgcaTTTTTCTGCCCATTTCCCcaaacatcaacagcagcagcaacagcaatgtaGCAGCAatagctgcagcaacaacaacagcagttaCAGCAACAACTGGTAAGCTGCCCACGCAGAGCTGCTTTGCTAGTCCGGTCCAAACAACCATGCGCCAGCGTTCCAGCCTGTTAACCAAACAGCAATCGCTTGActttgacaacaacaacggaaaCGGGGATCCCATGATTGGGGCGCATAGGCGCAGACGCAGCTACGTTTACAGCTACCCCAGCAGCAGTTCCGCCTCGGCGCCGCCAAGTCCctcgctgctgcagcagtgCATGGGAGTCAATTGGTtgtgcagcagcaaccactTCAGCGAGAGCAACgtaaataacaacagcaacaatgtgGAGCTGCTAGTTAATCAAAACTCAATGGATTTGGAAACGAGCCTGGCGCTAAGCGGTGCCAATATGGAGCTAAACGAAACGCAACGTTCGCAATCGGTGCCGCTATCACAGCTGCAGCGCAGCAGCCACCACTCCCCCTCAGCAGGCTACAATCGGCAGCTGAATCAGGCCGTCGTCGCTGGGCCAGTGAACGAGGCGCTCTTCTCGGAGAACAGTAACAGTCAGCAATCGGTGGGCGCTCTGAAACTGGGTAGCGGTGATGTGGATGTATCGACAAGCCTGCTCTACGACGAAGTGGATGTGAGTGCGCTCATCTCGCCAAGCTTTAATAAGTTTAGTGGCATACAAACGACAACCACGTGCAGCTCCTCGGCGGGTTCTTCGAGTGGTTATAGCAGTGCCGGAAGTGCGGGCGGTATTGTGTCGCGTTCCGTGCCTTCCACGCCGCTGCCGCATCAGCAATCGCAGATCCAGGGCGGCAACAGTCTCGGCACCACCAACGGCAGCTGCAATGCCGCCAGTGGCCACTTCAACATGTCACCAGCCTTCAATTGGGGCGCCAACAATGTGGCCTATTGCGGGCAGTCGTACAGTTCCCGAAATGTTCTGGATATATCCAAATCAATGCCAACGACGCCCATTACGACGCCGTGCTTTCGCTTCAGTCCCGTTGAGCTGTACCGAGACTTTCTAATCAACGGCAATACGATTGACAGCCTGTCGTCGCCAGCTGTTGCGGCCTTTGGAGTCGGCAGCACCACAGATGCCGTCTTGTCCCTCAGCACTGATACGTTGATTGACGACGGTGCGCCCAATAGCAGCGATGTGGATGCCATAATTGGTGCTGCCGATATACTTGATAGCTTGTAG